The sequence gttcatgattcaattCTGTCTATACTTGTTTTGAAACGAATTTACATTCTGAAtttaattttcggttcattttgaatataatttcggttcatttctgttctgcataattcaaaattcttcctcttcatcttctattgCTTCTTCGTTagggagagaaggaggaaaagaaaaaaaatatagcagCAAAAACAACAAAAGgatgacgataaggagaaaacacgtgaagaagaatGAATGCGAAAaaggatgaggaggaggaagaggaacgcGAAGAAAAAGAcgacgaaaaagaagaaaacgcTCCGTGCGTAAACGAGCGTGAAAAGAAGCTCAATGAAAAAGATGCGCGTATAATTACTCTCTTTTAGTGAGAGTGATTTTTATTGGTATTGAACctacttagataaacttaaataaaaaaatacttaaatgtATAACAATCTTATATTATAATATAATCATATTAGAAATCACTAGTAATAATACCAAATTTAAGTCTTATATGTTATATCAGtaacttttatttatatatttatttctaATTCTTAAAGCGTAGTATTTCCATAAACGAACAAATTagcatttcttttcttttatgtcAAGAAATAAACATTTCTTACTCGTTAAAATATGTACTATACCAACTTGTACATGTATATGATTACATATATAAAGACTGGGAAAGGAGAAAAGCGCTAACTACTAAGCCAGGGTGTTTTATGCCTTCGGTAGCTGGCTCGTATTCAAAAATCAAAAGGGTCTCCCTCgtaaattcaaaaaatttcaggGCGCCAtttcaattatttaattttacaTTTCAACCCTTCCGCACTCTCCGTATAAAAGCACGTTCCGTTTCAGTGCTGCACAGTGTTGCGCATCACAGAACAGATTCAATCATAATAATCAGTTATTATGTGCCAAAAGAGGAACATTCGCCGGAGCTCCGGCAACACGACCACCAACAGCGGCAGAACACCGGAATGGATCTCCGAATCAATCAACGGAGGATCACTCCGCCACGTGGACCTCCACACTGGATCCAACGGCTGGGCCTCACCTCCCGGCGACGTCTTCTCCCTCCGCTCCGTCAACTACTTCACAAAACAACAAAAATCCCCCGCCGGTGACTACCTCCTCTCGCCGGCCGGCATGGACTGGCTCAAATCCACCACAAGAATCGACAACGTCCTCTCACGCTCTGACAATCGCGTGTCGCACGCGCTCAGAAAATCACAAACCTTAGGTCGCTCCCTCAAGAGCTTCGTTTTCGCGGTGAACCTTCAAATTCCCTACGGTAAGGACCACCACAGTGCCGTGTTCTACTTCGCAACGGAAGAACCGATTCGGTCCGGTTCGTTATTGGACCGATTCGTTAACGGAGATGACCGGTTCAGGAACGAGCGGTTTAAGCTTGTGAACCGTATCGTGAAGGGACCGTGGATCGTTAGAAAAGCCGTTGGAAACCACAGCGCGTGTTTGTTAGGGAAAGCGGTTACGTGTAACTACCACAGAGGGAGTAACTACTTGGAAGTCGACGTTGATATTGGGAGCAGTGCGATTGCGAACGCGATTTTGAGAATCGCGTTGGGGTGCGTGACGAGCGTTACGATCGATATGGGTTTTGTTGTGGAGGCGCAGGAGGAGGAGGAGCTGCCGGAGAGGTTGATTGGCGCTGTTAGGGTTTGCCAGATGGAATTGGGGGCTGCGACGGTAGTGGAGTCGGTACACTCACCGTCGATGGCTGCGGTGGCGCGTGGGAATGGGTTAGCCAAGGTGAATCACCATAAGTCTGCAGATGAGATCGTTGGAGTGAATGGATaaatttagttataaaaattagttctcttttctttttcgtttttggATATATTTTTAGTCAATAAGAATATAAGATAATTTTTTCTCtggattttaatttattattactgATTTTTCAATtgtaattgaaaaaataatataaaccaaaacttttgcattggcttattatatttttgtttattataGTAATCATTATTAACTAATGCAAAATTTTAAACCTGATAAGCGAATTGATATgataatttgttttttttttcagtatTAAATATAAAAAGAGTAAACACCTAAAATTGGTTGTCAAAGAATTTTTATTATTACAGAAGCTTTTAAAGACTAATTGACAATTGtgtttgtattttctttttcaattgtttttcaatcttatcttttgaCCTTTGGGTATCTGGAGGTACCACTTTGATGCTAAAAACGGGTTTGTCTTTTTATTAACCCTTTATATTAAAATGTATAATAAAAATGTAGATATAAAAATGGGATGagtaatatattttaatattataatttttagtattttttaaaattataagagGTACATAAATTGGATCTTTTTATTTgtgtatttcaattttttttattttttaaatacaaattaaaaaattttaatttgtgtattctaaatttttttaatattttaaacacAAATCATTACACCTGCGCTAAACATTTATACACTGTATAACTTCATCTTATACTATTCTCTCTttcatatctaaattaaaaaatgtaaaaatgtatcaaataaaaattacaaGCCTTAGATAAACAGAGCTCATCGAATTTCCCACCCCAATTGTTGCTTAAGAAAAATCAAGTGTACCAATTAAATCATCCTCGGACTTTATTGGTCGGTAAAGTCTGAGATGGTAGCGGAAGAAGATTAATATAATATGAGATATTTATAAGTTAGCATCTTTCTGTGATGCTTAGCTTGGAATCTCAGGTAACATATTAGACCTTTCTTAGGGTGTGTTTGGACCATCTTAAAAATAGAATTCTTACNNNNNNNNNNNNNNNNgctaaattttttaaatattttttttttgaaaaaaaaagtttaaaatataagaatttttattaataacaacttttaaataagttattttgtatttggaaaGTTATTATAGAAGTCCTTGTTTTAAAGCTGTGCATTAAATAGgagtgataaaatagcttttgaaaataggagaagtcacattttttaatttcttcaaaagctcttaaataacttttcgaaaaattaaaactttttcaCTATGAGAAATTTTCGTGGATCTGATCCATGCCATTTTCTGATGAGCAGGATCCTCTTAAAGAGGCAAGCTCAGAGCATACTTTTATGGCACTGGattgaggaagaaggaaataACACTAGCTAAGCTttcagagagagaaagagaattcagAACATTTTGAGAGATAGGAAAAGTGGATATATTACAATGTTTCTTGAGATCTGATTACAACTGGGGTGAGCACCTCCTTATATAGAGGTCTCTAGATAGACGTGAAATTTAAACAAACCTATCATACATTGCCAACTGGAGGATAAGGATAAGCCTTATCTTTTTTGGCGTTTTCTAAGCATGTGACTAAGGTCACTTTATTTCAGCACACTCATAATTATACATAGTAGGAACAACAGTGTCCTAATAAAGAGACGGTTTGAAATAGTCTTCTAGAAGGGTCCCATCACCATCTGAGAAGGATGAGTCAGAAGCTAAATTGACAGCTCTGAAATCTGTATCCGGGTCTTGTAGGTAGAGAAACGGATCTTCAGTGTATCCTTCATTTGGATCTTGGGCATCTTGCAGGTATGGGTCATATGGGTCTGATTTTGGGCCTTCAGCATCATCG is a genomic window of Arachis ipaensis cultivar K30076 chromosome B06, Araip1.1, whole genome shotgun sequence containing:
- the LOC107648530 gene encoding protein ENHANCED DISEASE RESISTANCE 2-like produces the protein MCQKRNIRRSSGNTTTNSGRTPEWISESINGGSLRHVDLHTGSNGWASPPGDVFSLRSVNYFTKQQKSPAGDYLLSPAGMDWLKSTTRIDNVLSRSDNRVSHALRKSQTLGRSLKSFVFAVNLQIPYGKDHHSAVFYFATEEPIRSGSLLDRFVNGDDRFRNERFKLVNRIVKGPWIVRKAVGNHSACLLGKAVTCNYHRGSNYLEVDVDIGSSAIANAILRIALGCVTSVTIDMGFVVEAQEEEELPERLIGAVRVCQMELGAATVVESVHSPSMAAVARGNGLAKVNHHKSADEIVGVNG